The window AAATGCCACATTCACATCATGAAAGACAACATGGACATGAGCATGTTTGACCACAGTTCATATTTCCCGCTTATTATTTCGGGATTTACCGGAGGGAAAGCCGATCTCAGCCTTAGTCTGGCGCTTTCGGATTTCGGCATCCTGCCAAGGCCGGGCATTGATCCAGGAGAAGTGGAATACGACAACTCGGGAAACTGCTATATGAAAATGGCGGTAGGCGATCTCGACGCCTCAAAACTTCCTGTTGACGGGCTCTGTTTTATAAGTACTGCAGCCGGCTGAAAGAAAGGCGGCGGGACAGCCTGTCCTGCCGCCTTAAATATACAATTTTTGCTTAAGCCTTCTTCAAGGAATCCCGATATGTTTTTTATCCCATTTCCCAGGAGGCAAAGATGATCAAACTTTATAATAAGGACAACAACTCCTTCATTGGAACAATTACAGAAGAAGACCTTCTGCTGCTTGAAAAAGTTCTTGTTGAAGAATCCGAGACCGATACCGACTATTTTATAAATCCCGACACGATTGACCTGATTGAAGACAGCAATGCAAGTCCCGAACTCATATCTCTTCTGAGATCGGCGGTCGGACAAAGCGATGGAATAGAGATTTCATGGAAAAAGAGATAGTAGCCGACGAAACTTATAAGAAACTCGCATGCGTTCTGGATACGCTTCCCAACGGTTTTCCGGAAACCAAGAGCGGTGTTGAGATAAAACTGCTCAAAAAGATATTCACGCCTGAACAGGCAGGACTATTCTGCGAACTGAGGCTTACCATGGAGACGGCAGCTGAGATCGCCTCGCGTACAGGCCGAGACCTCTCGCAGACAAGCGAACTTCTTGAAACCATGAGGCGGGATGGCCAGGTCTTTTCAATTAATTTCGAAGACACAAGGTGGTACAAAATGATGCCCTGGGTCTTCGGTATCTTTGAATTCCAGCTGCACCGCCTTGATAAAGAGATGGCCGAGCTTGCGGATGAGTTCGAGGAATATTCGAAACAGTTCTTCTCAATAAGACCTCAGCTTATGCAGGTGCTTCCCGTAGAAGAAGATATCCCGTCTATACAGACTGCTCTTCCCTGGGAAAGGGTCTCCTCGATTATAGAACACGGCCAGTCATTCAGGATTATGGACTGCATCTGCAAAAAGAAGAAGTCGCTTCTGGGCAAGCCCTGCGACAGGACTGTCAGGGTATGCATGGCGATTGCACCGGTTCCCGGCATTTTTGAGAACGACGAGCAGGGAAGGGTAATCTCTCGTGAAGAGGCATATTCAATCTTGAAGAAATCAGAAGAGGAGGCGCTTGTCCACCTGACCGCCAACACACAGTTCGGACAGTTTTACATCTGCAACTGCTGTTCATGCTGCTGCGGAATTTTAGGTTCGATTGAGAGATACGGCATCCCGGCTTCATCCGTTGTCAATTCCCAGTATTATGCCGAGATTGACCAGGGCACCTGCACAGGGTGCGGCATTTGCGCTTCAGAGCGCTGTCAGGTGAGGGCTATTGAAGAAGGTGATTCCTTCAAGGTTATCAGGGACCGTTGCATCGGCTGCGGGCTTTGCATATCGACCTGTCCATCATTTGCAATAAAGCTTGTAAGAAAACCCGAAGTGGAAATAAGCATACCGCCCATTACTGAAAATGAATGGTTTGAAGAGCGCGGCAAAAACCGCGGGGTTGATTTCAGCAGATTTAAATAACGATAATCCCAGGTGGTCGTTTTTCAGTCAAAACTTGCTAAGGGTGGAATTGATAAACATACCTTATCGTCTATGGCTGCTTTACTTTAGATAAGCCCCAGTTTTTCAATGGTTCTTTTATCCGGTTTGCCGTCTTCATCAAAGCCTATATGCCTGTAGTAGGCTTTAATGAATGGAATAATATCGATTGTGACGTTTTTGTGCACGCCGTCTTTTCTGGGCGGGATGCCCAATGCGCGCATATTGACATCTATTTTCAAAGCGCCTTCGCGGTCATTGAACAGCTGACGCAGCGTCTGAATGCGCCAGCCTGTTTCAAGAAGCTCTTCGGGCGTGATATCCCAGCCGGTTATCGCGCTGAACATTTCCCATAATGGATACATGCCGCACCATACGCTGAATTCACAGAATCCCAGAGAGTTGAATGCCTGTTTGAATTTCACCGCCCGGGCCTGGCCTTCACCTTTTGCTTCCGGATCTTTTCCCGTCTTGAATTTTATGCCCTTTGCAAACCGGTTTGCTGAACCCATCAGAATAAAATCCACGCCACCTGCAGTATGACGGCCCGGGGTCGGGTCAGCCGCATAGGTCAGCATCAGTCCGGGCATCTTGCGTGCATCGTGCATGGGCAACTCCTGGCCCCCTGAGGTAACTGCAAATTCTTCGGAGCCGGCTATTATCTTTGACGCGGCCTTTGAACCATTTGCAAGCAGGTCACCGATACCTTCCCTGTTGACAATGAGCCTGAGCAGCGGAAGTATAGTCTCTGCTTTTCCCCATCCGGGAAGGAACCCTTCCGGGAAATCTCTGCACCTGAAATCCTCTTTTGCAAGCAGCCCTTTTTCCACACATTCAATTGTGTATGCAACAACACCTCCGGCTGATATGGAATCTACTCCCTCACGGTTCAGGTATTCGTTGATTTCCATAATTACTTTAAAGTCACTGTTAAGTATAAGTCCGCCGAATGCCGCTATTGTTTCATATTCAGGTCTGTGCGTCTCCTTTTCATGGTAGTGCAGTTGAGGCACGGTTAATATGGCACCGCACTGAACAGGGCACCCGAAGCATCCATATGCCTTTGTCCTGTACGGCAGGCTTGCATTCTTATTCAATTTCCTTGAAATCTTTTTTTTGAAATCTTTTACATCACCTGCATAATTTTTGATGGGGGTATCCCCGGTTTCATGGCTTATAACGGTCGCAAAGGGCGTCCCCCATCTGTGCAGGAAATATCTGAACAGAAGAGGTGCAAATGCCTGGAATTTGCCTGCAATATCAAAACCGATCCTGAAAAGTCTCATGAAAAATGTGAAATTGTCCGCGACTGCCATCATCATTCCGATAACAGGATTCGTCATGGTGAATTTCAGCATCTGATTGTATTCCCTGGAAAGCTCTACAGCCTTTTTTCTGTCTGCATAATCTCTTCTGGCCGAGCCCCTTATGCACAGCGCCTTGAGATTTTTGCTGCCCATCACAGCCCCGAGCCCGCTTCTGGCCGCTATCCTGCCCCTGTCACAGACAATGCCGGAAAAAAGAACTTTATTTTCTCCGCCTTTACCTATTACAGCAACCTTAAATCCATTTCCGTGTTTTGAAATAAGGCTTTCCTCGGCTTCAACAACATCTTTTCCCCAGATGTCCGAAGCATCGCAAAGTTCTTTTTTATCATTATTTATCAACAGATAGACCGGCTTATCGGATGCCCCTGTAAAAAATATGGCGTCATAGCCTGCCTGTTTAATGACCGGTCCGAAATGTCCGCCTGAATTTGCATCTCCCCATCCTCCGGTCAGCGGACTCTTGCCGCAGACCATGTAACGGCCGGTGAAAGGAGCCGGGGTGCCTGTGAAAAGCCCGGGGCAAAAACCAAGGATATTATCGGGACCGAGAGGGTCGCAGCCCGCTTTCATTCTGGAATAGATGTAGTATGCGCCCAGCCCGTAACCGCCAAGATGTTTTCTGTAGATTTCCTCGGGCGGCGCTTCCTCGGTAAAAGTCCCGGACGATAGATCCACCCAGAGAATCCTGCCCATGTAACCGTTCGGCATTTACGATTCCTCACCTAGACCCTCTCCATTAACAGGGAGAGGGTCTGGATATATTAGAAGTTGTAGGTAGCCATAATGCTAAATTCATCCCTCCTGTCCATCATGCCGAGAGTGCCTGAATAATTGTTTGCCCCTGAGAAAAAATAATTGATTTCAAAATCCCAGTTCCTGTAAGTATATGCAACAGACGGTATGAAAACCAGAGACTGCGGTTCAAGTTCATACATCACGACAAGCTGCGGTGCAAGGTTTGCGGTCAGGTACGAAAGCCTTGTAATTAATATAAAAGTGTTCGAATATTCCGGATAATAAACAACATCAAACTGACCGTCGAAGTCATCATCCCATGGTTCGTACCACGGTTCAAGCAGATGGTCTTTTTTCCATCCGAGTATCTTGCTGCCGACATATTCGAGTTTGAACATCACATCATCACTGGGAATGATATCAGAAATGACAGGGATATGTTTTTTCGGTGCAAGCCATGAGAAATTGTAGAACTTGTCTATTCCGATACCGTATTTTATCACATCGTATTTTTCTACTTCGCCTGTGGAAAACGGCAGAATCATTTTATCTATGTTTTCAAGGTCTTTTTTGTAGAATGTGTTTAGAAACCATACCACGTCGTGAGGCTGTCCATCAAAGTATATTGTTATTTTGGGGTTGAACTGGTCCACCATATCCGAAAGCTTGCCCGGCGTCATATACGGTACCTGCGAAAAATATGCGAACTCGCCTCTGAATACGGTGTTTATTGCTTCCATCTGGTAGTTGAAGCTGCCTCCATAAACGTTGACATTATCACGTGTAAGATCCACTTCAAGCAGTTGTCCTCCAAGTATCGAACCCATGGGGTTCTTGGGATTCACCTGTGTTATATCATAGATGACAACGGGCTGGAGGGCATCCGAATTGATAACAGCAACCGGAATATCAGAATACATTCTGTAATATACCAGATTCAGATTAAGCCCATGAAATACAAAGCCGGCCTTAAGACCGTATCTGTCGGAATCAATGTCGCTGTTCACCTGGTTCATATTGAGCTTGAGCGATGCCATTGAAAAAGGATTTTTATAATCATCCACAGTATCTCTGCCGATACTGGGCAGAATCGGAGAACCGTCAATCATGGGTTCCTCATAGGTATTGTCAATCTTTCCGGGTACATAATACGCTTCGAAGGACATCGAATCGAAGGGACCCACATAGGCAAACGCATAATTGGCGCGGGCCATCCAGAGCGGTATGCGCCTTTCAAGAAGGTCGACTGCAAGCGATGATGTGTCGAGAGGGTTTTGTCCCTCAAGAATTCTGAGCGTACTCATCTCGCCCCATGCCATAACCTGCTTCCCCAGCCGGCAGAATGCCCCGCCTTTCATAAAATCGACATATGCCATGTACAGATCAACATCCCATTTCAGGTGATTGATCTGGTCACGGTTGTCATAGGTGTAATATCGCCTCTGGTGCTCATAATCTCCAGTTGCCTCTTTCCATTTCTGGTTATAATTTCTGTCAGGGTTGTTTACGTCATAATAATCACCGTCGGTTGTCAGTATCTTTGCGCCGTAATCATATGCTCCGTCGTAAAAAACTCTGCCCTGGAGAAAACACTTCGACTTGAAGCCTTTGCCAAGGTCGCCGAAATCGCCGCTGAATTCAGCAAGCAGAAGATTCCTCTGGCTGATAAGGTCGCCTTTTTCAATGGGAATAGGGTTGTTGACAGGAGTATCCTCCGTGCGCCATGTCGCCTGGGACTTTGCCTTGCCTATCATCTTGTAATTGCCTGATTCGTCAGTCCAGAAGGCATAAGCCTGAGCCTGGACAAGCAGAACAAGAATAAACATCAAAAACATTATTCTAAGTTTTTTCATTTTCAGCCACCTCCTCAGTATTCATTGTGAATAAAACCGGTAAGAAAAGCATGGCGAATATCCCGCCAGATATTGCTGTAACCGCAAATCCCATTATCATGAGCGCCTGGAACCTCATTCCTATGAAGAACCAGGGCAGGCACATCAACAACACGAGTACGGATGCAAAAAGGATTACTCCGGTCTTTCTCCTGTCCAATGCCTTTGAAACAATCACAACAGCTGCGCCTGTTCCTGTCGCCGCCACTGCTGCAAATGGCATGGAAAGAGGTATCCCCATGAATAACAGCTTCATTGAAACCGTCATCCCGGAAATCATCACAATGACAGAATAAAAAACGCCCGTTTTTAATGAGCGGAACAGGAGTATTGAAAGGATCAGAATTATTGCCGCCATTGCCGCAAGTATTACCTTGAAGCTGCCTTCAATCCCGTCATTTATCAGTTTTGTCATGCCGAGCATACTGCCGCCAAGGGAGAATGTAACTGATTCAGACGGATGAGCATCGATATATTCCTGCATCAGTTTTGCATATTCGTTGATGCTTTCTCTATCCCTGTAAGGGAAAAACGGCGAGATTGTCGCTTGCGTATATGAAGAGTCAATGAATTCCTTTACATCGCTGTTTTCGGTCACCGTACCGCCCAGGCCTTTTCCTTCCCGGTCAGTTTCGGGCAGCGTCTGCCACTTCGGGCTGCCGTCGCTCATGGTGTAACGGGCCATCTCAATCATATAATCAAATGCAATTGAGTCCTTGGCCCCTGAACGGTATTTCAGGAAATTGCTGAAAGCGCTTATATCCTGAAGGGCTTCCGGTTTGCACAGACCGCCTTCTTCCTTTGCCTTCACATAGACAAGGAGTTGATTAGGACCCATGAATTTTTCCGTAAAGAGATTGAAAGCCTTGTTCCATTGATTAGTGCACCATAGATAAGAAGACCCCGGGATGTTGTCTCCAGACTTGTTTGAATAGACCGAGAAGACGCCAAGGGCGAACAATGCTATAAGAACAGCAATTGCCAGGTATTTTATTCCTCCTGTCGGTGAAAGCGCCGAGGAAATCCCTTCCCAGGAGCGCGGCTTATTTTGAGGCTGAGGCAGGATCGAGGCAATCGCAGGCACGGCGAGGCATGTAACAGCAAGCACCATCAAAAGACTGATCGCACCAATAATGCCTAACTCTCTTAAAATCATAACCTTTGCAGCCAAAAGCGCGAGAAATGATATCGCTGCTATAGCCAGACCGGCAGGGACCTTTCCCCATGATGCAATGACAGCCGATATCCTGTCGCTTCCCTCTGATACGGCCCTGTAGTAACCGTCCATGACCAGCACCGAAGCCGCCACACTCGTTATTGCAATTGTCAGCGGGAACAGGACCGCCATCGGATTCAAGCTTCTTCCGAGAAGGCTGAAGAGGCCGAGTCCGGCTCCTGCGGGGAATATCATTGCTATTATCGAGATAAGCACAGACTGCCAGCTCCTGAAATAGACTGCCACCATTGCTATCATCAGGACAAACATCAACCCGCCTGCAACAGGCATCTGTGTCATGCCCATCCTTGTCATGTCGGCCTTTATGACCTCTTCACCCATGAACAGAAGCTCGTAATTCTTATCATTCACTTTTTTCTTCAGTTCATCGAGTTTCTTCATCAGCTTCGGGTCGAATTCGCCCTCTGCATCAGCCTTGTATTTTTCAAATGTCCTGCCGGCCTTTTGTTTGTCATCGAGCAGCTGCCACGCAGACTGGGCCGTCTGCTCCACGCTCATGAAGTTTGCCGTGATCATAACCGCCTTGCCGTCATAGGATACATACTTGCCTGGTCCCATCGGGTTTGTGGCGACTCTTTCCTTGAGTTCTTCAAACTGTGCCGGGGTTTCCGGCCAGGTGCTTCCCATGACCGATGCGATGTTAAGGCCGTTTGCAGTGAATATATAATTGTCCATCCCCTTTGTAAGCGAGGTAACCGAGGTCGGATTTATTACCTCGCAGTCCATAAGGGCTTTTGTTATTTCATCTATTTTATTGATCGCAACGGTATTGTAGATGTCGCCGTTTTTCGCTTTAAGCAGGCAGACAAGCATATTGGTTCTGGGGGCCATTTTTTCAATAGGCTTGAGACCATTCAGGAAAGGGTGCCCGTCAGGGTACATGCTTGCCATAGGGTCTTCGTCAAGTTTTACATCCTTAAGAAATACCATGCAAAGGGCGCATGCGATCAAAACCGCAGCAAAGACAGGAATCCTGAACTGGTAAATCAATGCGCCGAGCACTGCCTTAACCGGAGTATTGTTCTCTTTCATCACTGAACCTCCGGGATCACAGGGATCTGCCATGAGACATTCCCGTTTTCATAAACACCTGTTATTCCGTACTGGCCTGTAATGAGGCCTTTTGTGCCTGAAGGGGTACGTCTGAGATCCACTCCCGACAGCCAGGCCCGTTTCAAAATTTCCGGAATACCAATCTTTTTCCATGTCGCGCCTGCATCTGATGAGACAATAACTGTTCCGGCTGAACCCACGGCAAGACCGGTCCGGCCTTCAAGGTCTATGCCGAATATTTCAGGCTCATGTACTACGGTGTCAGTTTCAGCCCAGGTCAGGGCATTGTCTTCAGACAATAAAATCGCCATATCGACTCCGGCCGCGGCAAGCCCCCCTCCTGCTCCACCGGCCAATGTAAATATTGTCCTGCCGACCTGATTTTCAGAATCATACAATGGTGACTTTATTTCAGCCCACGACTTCCCTGCATCTTTTGTCAGAAAAATCCTTCCCATGTAGCCTGCAACACAGATCGTGTCTGCATCGATCATTTTAACCCCGAAGAGGTTGAATCCCGCAGCCGGGGGCTGTCCTTCCTTTGCCTGTTCTTCTCCCGGACGGGATGCCTTGATCCATGTTGCGCCGCCGTCCTGAGTAATAATCACGGTCGAGTCAGCGCCCGTTGCACATGCATTTAATGCGTCAAGGGCATGTATTCCGAGCAGGGAAACTTCAACTCCCGACCTCTGGGCCGTCCAGGTTTTCCCTCCGTCTGTCGTGTGCAGTATTACCCCTGACTGGCCAACAGCCCATCCGCTTTTATCATCGCTCATGCTCAGATCAAGAAGAGCAGCCCTTGTCGGCGTCTGAATTTCATGCCAGGTTTTTCCCGCATCTGCACTCAGATATGCTTTTCCGAGATCTCCAACGACAAGCATGTCTGTTTCAGTCAGCACGGCACCCGCAAACAGGTTTGATTCAATCTGATTTCTCACAATCACGGCCGTTTTCTGATGCGGCCTTGCCAGTAAGACTGCAATAGAAACGGCTACAGCAACCGCAATCAGCACGATAAGTATATTTCCCGCTTTCTTCATAATCAATGCCTCATGCCATCATGTCTGAAAGGCTTCTGATTTTTTCCACAACTTCCACAGGGACTTCGGGTGGTGTTATGCCCAGAGACCTACAGGCCAGAAGCGTTTTGGATGTAGTTTCTATCACTTCGGTCGTATCGGCAGCACGCCTTAGCGACGGCCCGGCAACTATCAGCCCGTGGTTTCTCAATACTACTGCGGAACCGGCTCCTATTGCCGCTCCCACTGCATCGGCAAGCTCCTTTGAACCGGGCATGATGAAAGGTACGACCGGAAGATCTGGAATAAATGCGGCCTCCGTGTTTATCGGCCTGAAAGGTGTGCCTGTCATATCAAGGATGGTAGCCATCGGCGGATGGGAATGGATCACGGCATTAACCTCGGGCCTGAACCTGTATATGGCCGCATGCATATGTCGCTCCGAAGACGCGGGATATCCGCAGTCATCGAGAGTCTTGCCGTTGATATCTATCCTTACCATCATATCCGGCTGGAGATCGCCTTTGAATATATGCGAAGGCGTGATCCAGAGCTCATCCGGTTTTCCCGGAATGCGGACGCTCAGATTTCCGCCGGTGGCAGTGATCAGCCCTAAGGCATAAAGTTCGTTTGTCACTTTCAGGAGGTCGTCCCTGATATCGCCGACCTTGATGATGGCAGGCGCACCGATTACGGCACCCTGTATCGCTGAAGCCGGTTTTGGTTCATTGGTTTTGCCGATCTTTGTCAGGTCACCGGGGTCTCCGATCTCGGTTCTTGCTTCCTGATAAAGCCTCATCATATCCTTTTGAATCTGCTGAAATGTCATTGCCTTTGCGGTGTCGCCGCTGAATGAAAGCTTGCCGCTCATCGCCGCATCCATACCGCTCACCCTGCCGGTGAACATGCCATCGAGTATGTCGGCCTTCATCTTGAGCACGACATCGGCCTCTGCCGGTTCAACCGCCTCGGCCTTGACCTCTCCTTCCCTGAAGAGCATGTAGAAAGGCAGCCCAAGGTCAGTCAATATAAAGAGCATGACTACATCCTTATCTGCTGCAAAATTCTTGATCTCGGCATCCGCTTCGATCAGAGAAGTGAATGACGTTATTATCTTGAGCATATGCTCCCTGATTGCTTCATCTGCCGCGGAAATATCGGCTTTACATGAAGAAACAGCCTGCTTCTGCCTCTTGCCGCCAGCCTCAAGGTCGGTAACAGAGGCGCCAGGTTTCTTGATGAGCTTTTCCAGCACTTCCGCTGCCGGCTTCTTTGATTTTTCAGTCCAGCAGAATTCGTTCAGGGCTTCAGGGTTAAGGAGACACTGCGGTCTGCCGCCCTTCAAAAGAGTTGTTACGGCATTAACCGCGCTCCTCCCCTGATGGACAGCCACCTCGACCGTGTTTCCTCCTATATGCGGAGTGGCGATAACATTGGGCATGTTGACAAGAGGGTCGTCGGCTGCAGGAGGCTCCACATTAAAAACATCGAGTGCTGCCCCTGCCAGCTTTCCTGCTTTCAATGCATCAAGCAACGCATCATAATCCACGAGAGCGGCTCTTGCCGTGTTAACAAGGCAGGCCCCGTCTTTCATTTTACTCAAAACTTCAGCGTTTATTATCGACCTTGTGCCATCCGTGACAGGAGCATGCAGGCTAACGACATCGCTTGATGAGATCAGCTCATCCAGCTCAACCTTTTTCGCCCCGGCGACAACTGCCTTTTCAGCGCTGACATACGGGTCATATGCAAGCAGCGTGGCGCCGAAAGATTTCAGCCTTTTTGCAGTCTCCTTCCCGACTGCGCCAAGGCCGACAAGACCTATGGTAAGCCCTGCAAGTTCGCGGCCCTGGAATGCGTCATGCGCCATGCCCATTCGTCCCATGTCCCCCGCTTCGCCACCCGGTTCACGGATGAAGGCGTCCGCAGGGATTATCTTCCTGGCAAGATTCAGTATATACGCCGTCGTAAGGTCGGCTACCGCCAGGGCATTTCGCCCGGGGGTGTTGACCACCGGTATGCCGAATTCGGTAGCGGCCTTTATGTCGATATTAACAGGATCAGCACGGCAGACCACGATCATCCTTAAATCGGGCAGCTTTGCAAGCGATTTGGCGTCGACCACGTCGACCTCGGTTATGAATATATTCACACCTGCAAGCGCCTTGACAAGGTCATCGCCAGTAAGCAGTCTTCTTGCCTCCCGGTAGCTTGCATATTCAACGGAACCTAAAGCTTTCAGTGCCTCCAGCGACTCCTCATCGATTTCCGCGGAGACAAAAATCCTGGGCCTGAACGAGAGGTCTGTCCTGGCCTCGCTCGTCTCTGCCGTGCCCATTATCGCATTGAGCACGATCCCGCCTGTAACGCTGTCCAGCTGCTTTGCAGGCGCCAGCAGGCCTGTCCAGCCCTGATAGAGCCCCTGGTATTTCGCCGAACTGCCCGAGGGAGCATGCTCACGGATGACTCTGCCCAGTTTTGAAGCACCTTCTTCGAGGCTTTTGTAAACGCCGGCCCCGACACCTGCTGCGATAGTAGCGCCGAGGCATGTCGCCTGAGGGTTCGCCACACCTATGGCCGTATTCATGACATCCGAGAGCATCTGCGTGAATATCCCTGATTGCGTCAGTCCTCCGGTCACCCGTATTTCCTTCGGCGGATTTCCAGACACGCGGGTTATCGATTCGATGTTCGCCCTCAACGCAAAGGCCATACCTTCCACTATTGAACGCGCCGTATCAGACCTTCCCGAACCCTTGAGCAGGCTCATGTACGAGACTGACAGATTGCCCATCGGCACTCCGAGGTCACTGCCGTTGAAGACCTGTGCGCCCAGAGTCGAAACAAGGCCATTGGAGCCCGGAGCCGCCTGCGCGGCCTCCGCCATCATGACTTCTGCGGCGTTGTCTCTGTCGGGGGCCATTATCCCGGCAAAAAGTTCGAGCGTTGTCCCCATTGGCCCCGAGTTGCTTTCAAGCACATACTGGCCGGGCAAAAGGCCCAGTCCTGTCCACAGCTTGTTTTCCGGGTCGATGAGAGGTTTTTCCGATATCATCATGAGAGGAACGGTTGTGCCAGCTATTATTCCGAGCTGCCCTGGGACTGTCACCCCCGAGCCCAAAAGCCCGCACTGTGTATCGCTGCCGCCTGCTGAGACTGGTATTCCTGCAGTAAGTCCCAGATGCTGCGCGGCCGTTTCTCCAAGAGTGCCGATAACCTCCCCGCTGTTTACAACCTTCGGGAATATCGAGAATGGCAGGCCGTAGGAATCTATAAGGGGCTTGGACCATTGTCTTTTATTGATGTCATATGCCATTGACTCGGCGGCCAGAGAGGCCTCGATCACTGCATTGCCTGTAAGTTTGAAACCTATCCAGTCAGCCACTGAGAGATAGGCTGATGCCTTTAAAAAGGCATCCGGCATATTGGCTTGCATCCACTTGAGCCTGCATGCGGCAAAAACAGGGCATGGCCATCGACCGGTAATTTCATAAAGTTCCCTGCCCCGCTCGACAACAAGGGTGATCGATTCCATTGCCGCACGGGCGTCCACTGCCGGCGATGCCATCAGGGGGTTGCCCTCATCGTCAATCACCACTATGCCATGGCGCATTGATGTAGTTGC of the Desulfomonilia bacterium genome contains:
- a CDS encoding NAD(P)-dependent oxidoreductase, coding for MSYIMGLDLGGGSGRAVIVNSETGKSYSASVAWTHPSMPGSMGFEYDLDTADIWNKMALACRRAMKKAGIKPTEVTGIATTSMRHGIVVIDDEGNPLMASPAVDARAAMESITLVVERGRELYEITGRWPCPVFAACRLKWMQANMPDAFLKASAYLSVADWIGFKLTGNAVIEASLAAESMAYDINKRQWSKPLIDSYGLPFSIFPKVVNSGEVIGTLGETAAQHLGLTAGIPVSAGGSDTQCGLLGSGVTVPGQLGIIAGTTVPLMMISEKPLIDPENKLWTGLGLLPGQYVLESNSGPMGTTLELFAGIMAPDRDNAAEVMMAEAAQAAPGSNGLVSTLGAQVFNGSDLGVPMGNLSVSYMSLLKGSGRSDTARSIVEGMAFALRANIESITRVSGNPPKEIRVTGGLTQSGIFTQMLSDVMNTAIGVANPQATCLGATIAAGVGAGVYKSLEEGASKLGRVIREHAPSGSSAKYQGLYQGWTGLLAPAKQLDSVTGGIVLNAIMGTAETSEARTDLSFRPRIFVSAEIDEESLEALKALGSVEYASYREARRLLTGDDLVKALAGVNIFITEVDVVDAKSLAKLPDLRMIVVCRADPVNIDIKAATEFGIPVVNTPGRNALAVADLTTAYILNLARKIIPADAFIREPGGEAGDMGRMGMAHDAFQGRELAGLTIGLVGLGAVGKETAKRLKSFGATLLAYDPYVSAEKAVVAGAKKVELDELISSSDVVSLHAPVTDGTRSIINAEVLSKMKDGACLVNTARAALVDYDALLDALKAGKLAGAALDVFNVEPPAADDPLVNMPNVIATPHIGGNTVEVAVHQGRSAVNAVTTLLKGGRPQCLLNPEALNEFCWTEKSKKPAAEVLEKLIKKPGASVTDLEAGGKRQKQAVSSCKADISAADEAIREHMLKIITSFTSLIEADAEIKNFAADKDVVMLFILTDLGLPFYMLFREGEVKAEAVEPAEADVVLKMKADILDGMFTGRVSGMDAAMSGKLSFSGDTAKAMTFQQIQKDMMRLYQEARTEIGDPGDLTKIGKTNEPKPASAIQGAVIGAPAIIKVGDIRDDLLKVTNELYALGLITATGGNLSVRIPGKPDELWITPSHIFKGDLQPDMMVRIDINGKTLDDCGYPASSERHMHAAIYRFRPEVNAVIHSHPPMATILDMTGTPFRPINTEAAFIPDLPVVPFIMPGSKELADAVGAAIGAGSAVVLRNHGLIVAGPSLRRAADTTEVIETTSKTLLACRSLGITPPEVPVEVVEKIRSLSDMMA